ACGTTATATACAAATGTCTTCGAGAAGTTGTTCCTTAGCGTATCCTTGTACTCAACTACGATTTTCACGGGTACGATACCGGGTGTGAGGTTCCCTACAACAACTATCGGTAGATTAAACATCAGCGGAGCGTTGGGGCTTACATCCCCGAGGTAAGTGGGCCTGACTGGGCGTATAACATCGTTACCATCAGCCAAAAAGATCCTCGTAAACAATGCAGGTTCATTCCCTTCGTTCAACAACCTTCCAACGATGTATGGTTGTTTATTTACGAGCTCAAAGTTAAGATCCTGGATTTTCAAGTCTATTATACCTCTAACATAGTATCCCAGCTTGTAACTTTCTGTTTTTGTTGCGCCCTGCCAATCTACGTACTCAACGTTCACATTTATGTAAGTCGAGTATCCAACTGTAGACAATTTTTCAAAAGTCTGCTCTGAAACGAAGGCTAAGACGTTAAGCGCAACTTCCTCGTCTGGACGTATTTCTCTGAAATATTCCCTGGCCCCCTCCAGGAGAGTTAACCAGCTAGTTGTGGATTCCAGCGTTACAGATACATCCTTAAGGGTGTACGGTTTTAAGTTTTTTACGAGTATTTCCACGTTATTTATAGAACCAGACATCAAATAAGCTTTTGATGTAATTTTGAATGCTTTAGAAAGCGGCTGGTCCGCAACCCTAACACCTATCGTTCTGATCACCTCGTATGGGTTATTGTAAACATCACGGTAGGATAGCTTCAACGAAAGCAAGAAAGACTTGCCAGATGCTAGCTGGCTGGCGAACAGTTCAAAATCTAACGGATACTCTTCTCCAGGTTTCAGCTCGTTTAAGCTCCACCTACCAGGTTTTCCAACAAACGTAAGGAATGCCGGTACACTCTGCGGAAGCATTAATTCAGCTTCTACAGAGTATGCAGGTTCCATCCCCTCATTCCTAATGAGTATCCTAGCTTGATTTATTTCTGTAGGCGATAGCAGATCATTGTCGAGTGTCACCTCAATCCTTATCCTCTCACTTACTTGCGTACCTATGCGGAACATGACATTATAGTAAAGCCTCTTTTGCTGTCCGTAAGAGTCCAAATACGTAATGTCCACAGGGATGCGTAAGGCTCTGTTTGCAACGGGACTTTCTATCTGTAGTAGTATAGGCAACACAACCTCGGTATTGGGTTGGATTCTGCTAAATTGCCAAGAACGTTTCGTATCGATCATCGTCACACCGGGTATGTCAGGGTCTCCTAACGAAATCATTACATTATACATGTATGCAGTACCATCGTTAGATACCGTGATCTTAGCTTCGTTCAACATTCCTGGTGTCAAAGAGGCCTGCCCTGCCTTGACTAAAGCTAGACTCTTCCCAGTAATTCTTATGTCAAAATAAACGTACGATGAGGAGCTAACAAGATCATTCTCTTCCTCATCATAATAACTGTAGTGCACGACCGCATACGCTTTGTAAAGACCAGGTTTTAAATCTTCGTGTATGTCGAGAAGATAGCGGAGTATAAAGGACCGTCCGCTTGGTACAGGGTCGACATAAGCAACTTCACGTGTAATCCTGGACTTCGTTAACGAATCTTCAAACCCTTCTGGAAGAACGAGATAACCCCTTACACCTATGATCTGTTCCTTCCTTGCGTTAACCATCTGCAAAATCAATGGTACGTTCTTATCACCCGCATCGACCTCGATTTTGTTGCCTATGTCGCCCCAAAATGCCTCTACAGGTACTATATTTTCTGAGTTTACGCCTATCAAACTTGTAAGCGTGAATACAAATGCTACTAAGAGTACTATCAAAAAGATTCTATGCTCCCTCATAAACCATCCCGTCCCTTAGCCTGATTATGCGCTCAGCCGACTCTGCTATCTCCATGTTGTGTGTTACCACAACGATCGTGGACCCATATCTTTTATTTATATCTTTTATAACATTCATAACACCTTCTGCAGATTTCGAGTCAAGATTACCCGTAGGTTCATCGCATAGTAGGATCTTCGGATCGGTCACTATCGCTCTAGCTATAGCCACGCGTTGCTGTTCACCTCCGCTCAGTTCCGTGGGCTTGTTGTTAAGTTTCGATGCTAGCCCGACTAACTCGAGTGCCCTAATTGCTAACCTTTCTCTTTCATTTGGAGGAATGCCTCTCAACATCAACGGAAGCTCGACGTTTTGTTTGGCAGTCAGTCTTGGAATTAGGTTATATGCTTGGAATACAAACCCGATAGTTCTATTTCTTAGTTCACTTAACTCGGTATCGTTTAATACTGAAATGTCCACACCATTTATGAAGACCTTACCTTTCGTTGGTCTATCTAATGCTCCTGATATATGGAGCAAGGTAGATTTACCACTACCGCTCGGCCCAACAACTGCTACAAACTCGCCACTTTCGATAGACAACGTTACGCCCCGCAGTGCCGGAAATTCGACGCTTCCCATGCGATAAATCTTCCATACGTTCTCAAATCTAATGGCAGGGATCTTTACAACCATTTTCTACAAAAGAACGCTCAACGATAACAATATAAATATATACCATAAAATAAAATAATTAAGTATGGTTCTGATAGATGAGGATACAATAACTTCTGCCATAGAAAAAGTCATACCTTCTGTGGTAAACGTTAGCACGATCCACCTCCTTCAGGTATCTCCCTTTGAAATTGCACCTATAAGCGGTGTAGGTTCAGGAATAGTGTTCGACCCAAACGGATACGTTATGACCAATGCTCATGTAATAGAAGCGGCCCAAAGAATAAACGTTACGCTATACAACGGAGAAGTTCTAAGCGGTGAAGTTATCGGTAAAGATATAGCAACAGACATCGCAGTCATAAAGGTCGATAGGAGAGGACTACAGGCGGCTAAACTAGGAGACTCTTCGAAACTTAAAGTCGGACAATTCGTGATAGCTATAGGGAATCCGTTTGGTTTAGCAGGCGGTCCTACGGTAACCGCAGGTGTAATCAGTGCGCTGAACAGAAGCATACAGACGCGCTTTGGTTTAATGGAAGGCCTAGTTCAAACAGATGCCGCTATAAACCCAGGCAATAGCGGCGGGCCTTTAGTAAACTTAGCGGGTGAGGTTATAGCCATTACAACGGCAATAGTGCCTTTTGCTCAAGGCATAGGGTTCGCAATACCGATAAACACTGCGAAGAGAGTTGTCGAAGACATAGTGATGGTAGGTTACGTCAGAAGGCCGTGGCTCGGTATAGTGGGTGTATCAATTAATCCTACGATATCAGCGTACTATAACTTCCCGGTCGATGAAGGTGTTCTGGTCTATAGGGTAGCGCCGAATAGTCCAGCCCACTTAGCCGGTATAAGGGAAGGCGACATAATAGTTGCTATAGACGACGAAAACGTGAATTCTATTGATGTGCTAAAGAGGATGATAGAATCGAAAAAAGTTGGAGCTGAAATAGAAGTAAGCTTAGTTAGAGGTTTGAGTTTGACCAGAATAAAAGTTAAGCTTCTGACCTTCAGGCCTCCAGAGTAAGCTAAGAGAATGTCCATCATGTTTCAGGACTTTTACGAATTTAAGACACAAAAGTCGCGGGTTCTTTATGACGAAGCCAGAAGGTTCCTGCCGGGAGGCGTTAGCTATGCGATAAAATACTGGGAACCTTATCCGATCTACGTCTCTAGAGCTAAAGGTAGCAAGATATGTGATGTTGACGGGAATGAGTATTTAGACTTCTGGATGGGACACACAGCAATCATAATGGGACATGCATACGAACCGGTTATCAAGGCTGCAAAAGAGCAACTTGAACTAGGTGCGCACCTCGGTTTCTGCCACGAATGGGAAGTAAAGTTGGCGGAAATTATAACGAAGATGGTTCCGAGCGTAAAGTTGTTCAGAGCTACAAATAGCGGTACTGAGGCAAACATGTACGCTATCAGGCTTGCTAGGGCGTATACGGGAAAAAGAAAGATAGCAAAGTTTGAAGGGCATTGGCATGGCGGTTACGATGCACTACATAAAGCCGTCAACCCTCCGTTAGATAAACCAGCTTCGTTAGGCCTAACCGAATGTGTTATGAGTGATACGATAGTTTTGCCGTTCAACGACCTTGAAGGTGTGAGACAAAAGGTAAAGGGTGAACCCTTAGCATGCATAATCCTGGAACCTGTTATGGGCTCCAACGGTATGATACCCGCAGATAGAGAATTCCTGAAAGGACTCAGAGAACTTTGCGACGAGCTTGACATCCTATTGATATTCGATGAGGTAATAACGGGCTTCAGGTTGGCCAAGGGTGGTGCACAAGAGTACTACGGCGTATTACCGGATATCACCACTTTTGGAAAAGTTCTCGGTGGAGGCATATTCCCCGCTGGTGGGTTTGGCGGCAGAGAAGACATCATGGAATTACTAGATCAGACGAAAAGGAAGCATTATGAAACGTCATTCCACGGCGGAACTTATGCCGGAAACCCGCTCACGACTAGGGCAGGCTATACATTGTTGAGCGAGTTAATAAAAGGCGAAGTGTATCCGAAGATAAACGCGCTTGGTGAGAAGGCCAGGAAAGGATTAGAGGATATTTTCAGCAGGTATAAGATAGATGCTCACGTTACTGGTGTGGGTTCGCTGTTTTCTATTCATTTCACGAAAGAAAAACCAAAAGACGTCAGAAGCGCGATAGGTGATACCAAGCTCACAAAAGATTGCTTTTACTTTCTGCTTAGAAATAATATCCTTTGCATGAAGCCCAGCAAGCAAGTGTTCGCACCCTCAGCAGCCCATTCTGAAGAAGATATAGAGTACTTGCTTTCAGTTATGGAGGATTTTTCGAGAAGAGTATCGGCTCAGTAAACCGACCAACTTTCCGGTACGACATTGATTATGTCCTTTATTTCGCTTATGCCTGCTCTCCTCATTATCGATAACTTTCTCATGTACGAGACGTCAACTTCTTTCATACGGCCCGATAAGTTAGCGACTACCCTTCTGGCGATGCTTAAACCTTCAACGTCCAGATCTGTCAGTACTATTAATTTAGTTGCGCTATTTTTTTCAGCCCAACTTAGCAAGGCTCTTATAGAGGTGTACCTAAGTATCGTGCCCTTTATGCCCAATCTTTTAAGGCATTCTTCGTCACGCTTTCCCTCAACTAGTATGACTGCACCTGATTCACTTTCAGCCCTTAAGTCGTTTACGATCTTAAGCATTTTCTCGGTCAGTTCTCGCCTTCGTTCCATATCAAACTCCACTATAACATCTGGTCTAAAAAATCTTTTTTTGAAAAATTTAGCACGTTTTTCCGATGGAGATCGTCATCTTATGAGATTCTGCTAAGCAAAAATTACTCATATGTACCTCTTGTGAATATACGGGCGTATTAACAACGGATTTCTGATACTTTCACTTTTAACCCGCTCCAAGTAAAGGAGGTGTATAATAGGTGAAGGTTGTAACGGTTCACCTTCCAGAGGTTTACCTTGACGTTATAGATGAGCTAGTAAGACGAAAGTTATATCCCAACAGGGCCGAGGCCATAAGAACCGCAGTTAGAGATTTCATTATGGAGGAGATGCCGGCAAGTGAGTGAGACCATGCTTCCTAGCTCTAGTGATATTGAGAAACTCGACGGCATTCGTATAAAGCTGGTCGGTATAGGTGGGGCCGGCTGCAACACGATCAGTCGGCTGGCCTCACAAGGATTAAATGGTGTTATAACGATCGCAGCGAATACGGATGTACAGCATCTAGAGATGGTTAGGGCTCACCACAAAATCGTACTCGGAAAAAATGTAACGAGGTTTAAAGGTTCTGGCGGAGACCCAGAAAAGGGTAGGATGGCAACCGAAGAATGTGAAGACGAATTTAGAAATTTACTCGACGGTGCTGATATAGTGTTCGTGATGGCTGGCTTAGGTGGTGGTACCGGTACCGGAGGCGCACCCGTAG
Above is a window of Aigarchaeota archaeon DNA encoding:
- a CDS encoding ribbon-helix-helix domain-containing protein; this translates as MKVVTVHLPEVYLDVIDELVRRKLYPNRAEAIRTAVRDFIMEEMPASE
- a CDS encoding aspartate aminotransferase family protein produces the protein MFQDFYEFKTQKSRVLYDEARRFLPGGVSYAIKYWEPYPIYVSRAKGSKICDVDGNEYLDFWMGHTAIIMGHAYEPVIKAAKEQLELGAHLGFCHEWEVKLAEIITKMVPSVKLFRATNSGTEANMYAIRLARAYTGKRKIAKFEGHWHGGYDALHKAVNPPLDKPASLGLTECVMSDTIVLPFNDLEGVRQKVKGEPLACIILEPVMGSNGMIPADREFLKGLRELCDELDILLIFDEVITGFRLAKGGAQEYYGVLPDITTFGKVLGGGIFPAGGFGGREDIMELLDQTKRKHYETSFHGGTYAGNPLTTRAGYTLLSELIKGEVYPKINALGEKARKGLEDIFSRYKIDAHVTGVGSLFSIHFTKEKPKDVRSAIGDTKLTKDCFYFLLRNNILCMKPSKQVFAPSAAHSEEDIEYLLSVMEDFSRRVSAQ
- a CDS encoding trypsin-like peptidase domain-containing protein, producing the protein MVLIDEDTITSAIEKVIPSVVNVSTIHLLQVSPFEIAPISGVGSGIVFDPNGYVMTNAHVIEAAQRINVTLYNGEVLSGEVIGKDIATDIAVIKVDRRGLQAAKLGDSSKLKVGQFVIAIGNPFGLAGGPTVTAGVISALNRSIQTRFGLMEGLVQTDAAINPGNSGGPLVNLAGEVIAITTAIVPFAQGIGFAIPINTAKRVVEDIVMVGYVRRPWLGIVGVSINPTISAYYNFPVDEGVLVYRVAPNSPAHLAGIREGDIIVAIDDENVNSIDVLKRMIESKKVGAEIEVSLVRGLSLTRIKVKLLTFRPPE
- a CDS encoding ABC transporter ATP-binding protein — protein: MVVKIPAIRFENVWKIYRMGSVEFPALRGVTLSIESGEFVAVVGPSGSGKSTLLHISGALDRPTKGKVFINGVDISVLNDTELSELRNRTIGFVFQAYNLIPRLTAKQNVELPLMLRGIPPNERERLAIRALELVGLASKLNNKPTELSGGEQQRVAIARAIVTDPKILLCDEPTGNLDSKSAEGVMNVIKDINKRYGSTIVVVTHNMEIAESAERIIRLRDGMVYEGA